A stretch of Aerococcus christensenii DNA encodes these proteins:
- a CDS encoding V-type ATP synthase subunit I: protein MITKMSMVNITGPRDDIDRMSDQYLSHYDIHLENTLKELSDIRTLKPYTSPDPYKPLSQRIDDLLQLSPTEQNAAAIEPRSLDFDYIKRLVEQVEHDVKTEQEKLQKVNQEITQLTTDFNKYEPFEKIDYPLDDILIMKKVKFRFGRFTLLNYHKYKKYIKNMVPAIFIPSKEVDGYVYGAYFTSAQDRQRVDALFFSLNWKRLYLPEEKGTFVEILSRFSEKMEKLKKEQKQLETTLRQAVQPISKELLEAKARLAQLSKAFGVRRYAAITRNEFAKKETRYLLIGWMAEIDAAQLVEEMKDDPNVTIYLEDYNDGNNIEPPTKLKNNFFTKPFRMITKMYGTPNYEEFDPTPLVALTYSLMFGAMFGDVGHGLLLMILGILGYIKKNLSGAKMFVPVGISSMIFGFLYGSIFGLEDVLPAIWLKPSEAMTSVPFFGTLNSIFIVSVCFGMFLILLTMTMNVYMRLKEGEKLEAIFDRNGVMGLIFYGLLVITLVLYMTGHAIPAFSLVLLVMLIALACIGFKEKIIHLITKSKEKSSDGIVIQLITVFFEAFETLLSFISNTISFVRVGAFAISHGVMMGIVLMFAHLEGGHPNWLVFILGNLFVTGFEGLVVFIQVLRLEFYELFSHFFKGDGIEFKSIWS from the coding sequence ATGATTACAAAAATGAGTATGGTTAACATTACCGGCCCACGTGATGACATCGACCGGATGTCTGACCAATACTTAAGTCACTACGATATACATCTCGAAAACACACTCAAAGAGCTATCAGATATTCGTACCTTAAAGCCTTATACGAGTCCAGATCCCTATAAGCCTTTATCTCAAAGAATTGATGACTTGTTACAATTGAGTCCTACTGAACAAAATGCCGCAGCGATCGAACCACGTTCTTTAGACTTCGACTATATCAAACGTTTAGTAGAACAAGTTGAACATGATGTGAAGACAGAACAAGAAAAATTACAAAAAGTCAACCAAGAGATTACTCAATTAACAACAGATTTCAATAAGTATGAACCTTTCGAAAAAATTGACTATCCTCTTGATGATATTCTCATTATGAAGAAGGTTAAATTCCGTTTTGGGCGCTTCACTCTTTTGAATTATCATAAATATAAAAAGTACATTAAAAATATGGTGCCTGCGATCTTTATTCCTTCTAAAGAAGTTGATGGCTACGTGTACGGAGCATACTTTACTTCTGCTCAAGATCGTCAACGTGTCGACGCTCTCTTCTTCTCTTTGAACTGGAAACGTCTCTATCTACCAGAAGAAAAAGGAACCTTCGTAGAGATCTTGAGTCGCTTCTCTGAAAAAATGGAAAAACTCAAAAAAGAACAAAAGCAACTCGAAACGACTCTTCGTCAAGCGGTACAACCAATTTCTAAAGAACTCTTAGAAGCAAAAGCGCGTTTAGCCCAACTCTCTAAAGCCTTTGGCGTAAGACGGTACGCTGCGATCACCCGTAATGAATTTGCAAAGAAAGAGACGCGCTATCTTTTAATTGGTTGGATGGCAGAAATAGATGCTGCCCAACTCGTTGAGGAAATGAAAGACGATCCAAATGTAACCATCTATTTGGAAGATTATAATGATGGCAATAATATCGAGCCACCTACAAAACTTAAAAACAATTTTTTTACAAAGCCTTTTCGCATGATCACTAAAATGTATGGAACCCCAAACTATGAAGAGTTTGATCCTACTCCTTTAGTCGCACTTACTTATTCTTTAATGTTCGGAGCGATGTTTGGTGATGTAGGACACGGACTCTTATTGATGATATTAGGGATCTTGGGCTACATTAAGAAAAACCTTTCAGGGGCTAAAATGTTCGTACCTGTGGGAATTTCTTCTATGATCTTTGGTTTCCTTTACGGCAGTATCTTCGGATTAGAAGATGTTCTTCCTGCCATCTGGTTAAAACCTAGCGAAGCCATGACAAGCGTTCCTTTCTTCGGAACCTTAAATTCAATTTTCATTGTTTCTGTGTGCTTTGGGATGTTCCTCATCTTATTAACGATGACCATGAACGTCTATATGCGTCTTAAAGAAGGCGAAAAATTAGAAGCTATTTTTGACAGAAACGGCGTGATGGGATTAATTTTCTATGGATTACTCGTTATCACCCTTGTCCTCTATATGACTGGACATGCCATCCCTGCCTTCTCTTTAGTTCTATTGGTGATGCTAATCGCCCTTGCTTGCATTGGGTTTAAAGAAAAAATCATTCATCTCATTACGAAGAGTAAAGAAAAGAGCAGCGACGGTATTGTAATTCAATTGATCACTGTATTCTTTGAAGCTTTCGAAACCCTTCTATCCTTTATCTCAAATACAATTTCTTTCGTCCGTGTGGGTGCTTTTGCGATCAGCCACGGCGTCATGATGGGGATTGTCTTGATGTTTGCTCACTTAGAAGGTGGACATCCTAATTGGCTCGTCTTCATCCTCGGAAACCTATTTGTTACAGGGTTTGAAGGACTCGTTGTCTTTATTCAAGTCCTACGTCTTGAATTCTATGAACTTTTCAGCCACTTCTTCAAGGGAGACGGCATTGAATTTAAATCTATTTGGTCTTAA